In a single window of the Acetivibrio clariflavus DSM 19732 genome:
- a CDS encoding DUF4236 domain-containing protein: MGFRYRKSINLGGGFRINLSKSGIGYSWGVKGYRITKTAKGNTRRTASIPGTGISYVQESGKNNGARSNRGVNPASPRQMPAIDNNHYDTQNIVNNTANVMVSAGLEDMLARASRTLKLNKFANIGFWVTFILGFGFQVLLLFAAAFLILKIFVRTKGTIALDYSIDPDQQSIVDDRMNPVIKITECEKVWRIMQTSRVIDKKYASGASNTIKRTACKASTKAPFPFKANLRVASFKTGKETLLFLPDKLIIMQGSKIGALNYNDIIISKHTTRFIESEGVPKDTQIVGQTWKYVNKSGGPDKRFKDNRQLPICLYGELELTSLLGLNTVIMYSNPQV, translated from the coding sequence ATGGGATTTAGATATAGAAAAAGTATAAATTTAGGCGGCGGCTTTAGGATTAACTTAAGCAAATCTGGAATAGGTTATAGTTGGGGTGTTAAGGGTTATCGAATAACTAAGACTGCAAAAGGAAATACCCGGAGAACAGCATCTATTCCCGGTACCGGTATTTCTTATGTGCAAGAAAGTGGGAAAAACAATGGTGCAAGATCAAACAGAGGAGTCAATCCTGCTTCACCCAGACAAATGCCTGCTATTGACAATAACCATTATGATACTCAAAATATAGTAAACAATACTGCGAACGTAATGGTGTCTGCAGGATTGGAAGATATGCTGGCAAGGGCAAGCAGAACACTCAAATTAAACAAATTTGCAAACATTGGTTTTTGGGTGACTTTCATTTTAGGGTTCGGTTTTCAAGTTTTACTTTTGTTTGCTGCTGCATTTTTGATTCTTAAAATCTTTGTTCGTACAAAAGGAACAATTGCTTTGGACTATAGTATTGACCCTGATCAGCAATCCATTGTTGATGACAGAATGAACCCTGTGATAAAAATTACTGAATGTGAAAAGGTTTGGAGAATAATGCAAACAAGCAGAGTAATTGATAAAAAATATGCTTCAGGAGCAAGCAATACAATAAAAAGAACAGCTTGTAAAGCATCCACAAAAGCACCTTTCCCATTCAAAGCAAACTTGCGAGTTGCATCTTTCAAAACCGGAAAAGAAACATTACTTTTTTTGCCGGACAAATTGATTATAATGCAAGGTAGTAAGATAGGTGCACTTAATTATAATGATATTATAATTTCTAAACATACAACTCGTTTTATTGAAAGCGAAGGTGTTCCGAAAGATACGCAAATAGTCGGACAAACGTGGAAATATGTTAACAAGTCCGGTGGCCCTGACAAACGTTTTAAAGATAATAGGCAATTACCTATTTGCTTGTATGGAGAACTTGAACTTACTTCATTATTAGGCTTAAACACAGTAATTATGTATTCTAATCCGCAGGTATGA
- a CDS encoding IS4 family transposase yields MSIVSQKVKEENRFSLTVDNFFKMFSVGYLLKKSNAYKDKGIPCLTVFKVLFELVFTGKNLFMNYKAESFDIPFARDVVYRFLNSIHINWQRFLYLLSAKVINHHIDRLTSDERVDAFVIDDSFYSRTRSKSVELLSWVKDHADGNKNKKGFRMLTLGWTDGNSFIPVAFNLLSSTNPRVCINPAKNTIDKRTVGFKRRQNALATSPESALSMLEQAVATGIKAKYVLFDSWFSFPATIIKICKMNLNVIAMVKDTPKIYYNFNGEKKSLREIYRTVRKRRGRSKYLASVMVELHDKEGNHIPAKIVFVRDRRNKSKWLALISTDTSLPETEIIRIYGKRWDIEVFFKMCKSYLKLAKEFQGRSYDMMVAHTTIVFSRYIMLAVENRNNTDLRTIGTLFYYCCDELEDIKFHEALQLIIEALKTTLQEKLLLTKETVNEFLNYFVTCLPVHIKAKLSVVSCES; encoded by the coding sequence ATGTCTATTGTATCACAGAAGGTTAAGGAAGAAAATAGATTTTCTTTGACAGTTGATAACTTTTTCAAAATGTTTTCTGTAGGCTATCTGTTAAAAAAGTCAAACGCATATAAAGATAAAGGTATTCCTTGTCTTACGGTATTCAAAGTACTGTTTGAACTTGTTTTTACAGGCAAAAATCTGTTTATGAACTATAAAGCAGAAAGCTTTGATATACCATTTGCAAGGGATGTGGTCTACAGATTCTTAAATTCCATACATATCAACTGGCAAAGATTTTTATATTTGCTTTCTGCAAAGGTCATAAATCATCATATCGATAGATTAACGTCAGATGAACGGGTTGATGCCTTTGTAATTGACGATTCCTTCTACAGTAGGACAAGAAGCAAGTCAGTTGAGCTTTTAAGTTGGGTCAAAGATCATGCTGACGGCAATAAGAATAAAAAAGGCTTTCGTATGCTTACACTTGGTTGGACAGACGGTAATTCATTTATTCCTGTGGCCTTCAACCTTTTAAGTTCAACAAATCCAAGGGTTTGCATTAATCCAGCGAAAAATACTATAGATAAAAGAACCGTTGGTTTTAAACGCCGACAGAATGCCTTAGCCACTTCACCGGAATCTGCTCTGTCTATGCTGGAACAAGCAGTTGCTACCGGTATTAAAGCAAAATATGTTTTATTTGACAGTTGGTTCTCCTTTCCGGCTACTATTATCAAAATTTGTAAGATGAATCTTAATGTGATAGCTATGGTAAAGGATACTCCCAAGATTTACTATAACTTCAATGGTGAAAAAAAATCATTGAGAGAGATATACCGAACTGTCAGGAAACGTAGAGGAAGATCAAAATACCTTGCTTCAGTTATGGTAGAATTACACGATAAAGAAGGAAACCACATTCCGGCAAAAATTGTCTTTGTCCGTGACCGAAGAAACAAGAGTAAATGGCTAGCTCTCATATCTACAGATACTAGTCTTCCCGAAACAGAGATAATCAGGATATACGGAAAACGCTGGGACATAGAGGTATTCTTCAAGATGTGTAAGTCATACCTTAAGCTGGCTAAGGAATTTCAAGGTCGTTCTTATGATATGATGGTTGCCCATACAACTATTGTTTTTTCAAGGTACATTATGTTAGCGGTTGAGAACCGCAATAATACTGATTTACGCACTATTGGTACTTTGTTCTACTATTGCTGCGATGAACTTGAGGACATTAAATTCCATGAGGCACTGCAGCTTATAATAGAGGCTTTAAAAACTACTTTACAGGAAAAACTGCTTTTGACAAAGGAAACAGTCAACGAGTTTCTCAACTACTTTGTCACTTGTTTGCCTGTTCATATCAAGGCAAAGCTATCAGTTGTTTCCTGCGAAAGTTGA
- a CDS encoding sugar-binding protein encodes MVLKKGFTKFLSFTLSCAMFFSMMTSVKLPALAADTEVVNLVNNGDMEDGTNWWYPNGTGECSIESVSDEKHGGNFSLKVTGRTDAWNGAAQNLVNSLAQKPVAGREYYAAAWVMFNEGDAPENVEFVLSMRTTKDNANPVFENIASLKVKKGEWTLIEGNHRIPGDSLVDKDVHLYMETRGESGKYVDFYLDDVVFIPLEDDVINYDFDPTLTPLRSVWDEYFPLGIAVRPDQVESEVYSEYIKHHYSGLVAENCMKPEAIQPKEGVFTFDDADKVANFAKENDITLRMHTLVWHSQVPDWFFEDPDDPTKPATGEKLLERMKTHIDTTMEHFHSIGVQIDTYDVVNEVISDGEGLRDSKWKQIVGDADGDGFEDDYILAAFRYAFQKANELGDDKVKFCINDYSIESNTKKLDTMYELVQRILEVAEEEGISKDRIVVGFQMHINMYGPSIGQIRKSLEKFEGMGVKVQVTELDVSVYKSSDEPAKAPTEEILLQQAKTYKDLFNVFKELSERGLLDSVTLWGGDDRSSWLNDFPVQNRGDYPLLFDKNLKAKPAYIALTDPDSLPVYRQQIIAVKGTPDIGTDYVDKLWYTISFTDINQVVYTSVDKADVNTVGIKLMWDEDNLYILSQVKDNTPNAKDSLEIFLDTDLDNSGDIKHFILSRNNDEIEDIAYYVKSSDDGYTVQAAISIADLNPKKEMKFGIDFRVNDYDSEGNLSSQVVWNDYKNELVEDNFGYVVLDKNAKLLNVKYGTPEIDGEIDDIWVSAEEAKTDVWVSGTKGSTAKFRTLWDENYLYVLAEVTDRLLTKKSANAYEQDSVEIFIDQNNAKTTYYEEDDSQIRINYDNEVTFDHGKLEGFVSATSLTETGYIVEAAVPFTAISPEVGDVLGFDLQVNNDEDGDGVRDSVSIWCDPSGQSWQNVSGLGNIILDEEKATAKLPVDENGLDSAGRMVAYFGTPIVDGIVDEIWNEAQVVNPQIRVGNPLATATFRALWDDYGLYVLAEVKDSDMTLEPSNPYEQDSLEIFMDENNDKTVDYGIDDLHLRVNYDNYQTADYGSAERFYTKTSKTEDGYIIEARIEFKSKPSNGKVMGFDLQINDGKGTSRIGTINIFDATGNAWQDTTKFGEIVLAGKAKGAKTGLNPYNLLNLIITAKNLDYSIYKNKEVVFDAIKVAEEVLAKEDVTQEEIDEQYNAIKEAIGKLELTDEAANEKWFKPVPDEYRGESDKPGTIERLEYQTDNYGDELTTKYLNVYLPYGYDPDDKDKKYNILYLMHGGGEDENLIFGGPGESKELKRIIDNMIAKGDIEPLIVVTPTFNGGENNLGENVAKFYKELMKDIIPLVESKYNTYAEDTTLEAIKASREHRAFGGFSMGSVCTWYTYINCLDYIKYYIPLSGDCWALNRDASSENAKATAELLADVARESGYTPQDYKLFCATGSADIAYPNMKPQIDELKKLTDVFIYSSDPTKGNLYFMVCEGGTHAWNFVNQYIYNILPDLFVDTIVEPTPTPTPTETPTETPTPAPSEVPTETPTPAPTATSTSGSGKGGSGSGGSGGGSKPATSTPTATPTSTPTTEPTATPTPTTSVDVTPVPTTTEENNETIPSAGFSDISNHWAKEFILNLVLKNILKGYEDGTIRPDNNISRAELVTMVIRAMGLTPSENPVLDFADKDSIPSWAAGYVALAKEHGIVSGYEDNTFRANKECTREEAVTIIMNAFKLGESNNELKFTDAKDISSWAYKYVAKAVEEGIINGYPDNTFRPRKNITRAEIITILYNCLNK; translated from the coding sequence ATGGTTTTAAAGAAAGGCTTTACCAAGTTTTTGAGCTTTACGCTGTCATGTGCTATGTTTTTTAGCATGATGACAAGTGTTAAGCTGCCAGCATTAGCAGCCGACACTGAGGTCGTAAATCTCGTCAACAATGGAGACATGGAGGACGGAACAAACTGGTGGTATCCTAATGGTACTGGTGAATGTTCTATAGAATCTGTGTCTGACGAGAAACATGGCGGTAATTTCAGTTTAAAGGTAACAGGCAGAACAGATGCTTGGAATGGTGCTGCTCAAAACCTTGTTAATAGCTTGGCACAAAAACCGGTAGCCGGAAGGGAATACTATGCAGCTGCCTGGGTTATGTTTAATGAGGGTGATGCACCTGAAAATGTTGAATTTGTATTGAGTATGAGAACTACAAAGGATAATGCGAATCCTGTATTTGAAAATATAGCAAGTCTAAAGGTAAAAAAGGGAGAATGGACTTTAATCGAAGGTAATCACAGAATTCCAGGAGATTCACTTGTTGATAAAGATGTTCATCTCTATATGGAAACTAGAGGAGAAAGTGGAAAATATGTAGATTTTTATTTGGATGATGTGGTATTTATACCATTAGAAGACGATGTTATAAACTATGATTTTGATCCGACTTTAACACCGCTTCGCAGTGTATGGGATGAATATTTCCCGTTAGGTATTGCTGTAAGACCTGATCAGGTTGAATCAGAAGTATACAGCGAATATATCAAACACCACTACTCCGGTTTGGTTGCAGAAAACTGCATGAAACCAGAAGCTATACAACCTAAAGAAGGTGTATTTACATTTGATGATGCAGATAAAGTAGCTAATTTTGCAAAAGAAAATGATATTACTTTGAGAATGCATACCCTTGTATGGCATAGTCAGGTTCCCGATTGGTTCTTTGAAGATCCCGATGATCCAACCAAGCCAGCTACAGGGGAAAAGTTATTGGAAAGAATGAAAACTCATATCGATACTACTATGGAGCATTTCCATTCTATAGGTGTTCAAATAGATACATACGATGTTGTAAATGAAGTTATCTCCGATGGTGAAGGACTTAGAGATTCAAAATGGAAGCAAATAGTTGGAGATGCTGATGGAGACGGATTTGAAGATGATTATATCCTTGCTGCTTTCAGATATGCATTCCAAAAAGCTAATGAATTAGGTGATGATAAGGTAAAATTCTGTATAAATGATTACAGTATTGAGTCAAATACTAAAAAACTTGATACTATGTATGAATTAGTTCAAAGAATACTCGAAGTAGCTGAAGAAGAAGGTATATCAAAAGACAGAATAGTTGTTGGTTTCCAGATGCATATTAACATGTACGGACCTTCAATCGGACAGATTAGAAAATCACTAGAGAAATTTGAAGGTATGGGAGTTAAAGTTCAGGTAACCGAGCTTGACGTTTCAGTTTACAAATCCAGTGATGAACCTGCAAAAGCACCTACTGAGGAAATATTATTGCAGCAAGCTAAGACATACAAAGACTTGTTTAATGTTTTCAAAGAATTGTCCGAAAGAGGACTTTTAGACTCAGTTACATTGTGGGGAGGCGACGACAGATCGTCATGGCTGAATGACTTCCCTGTTCAAAACAGAGGAGATTATCCGCTCTTGTTCGATAAAAATCTCAAAGCAAAACCTGCTTACATAGCATTAACCGATCCTGACAGTTTACCGGTTTACAGACAGCAGATAATTGCTGTAAAAGGCACACCTGATATAGGAACTGATTATGTTGATAAATTATGGTATACTATTTCTTTTACTGATATAAATCAAGTTGTATATACTTCGGTAGACAAAGCTGATGTTAACACAGTAGGAATTAAATTGATGTGGGATGAAGACAATCTCTACATACTTTCACAAGTGAAAGATAATACACCTAATGCAAAGGACAGTCTGGAAATATTCCTGGACACTGATCTTGACAATTCCGGTGATATTAAGCATTTTATTCTGAGCAGAAACAATGATGAGATTGAAGATATTGCTTACTATGTGAAATCAAGCGATGACGGTTATACAGTTCAAGCAGCTATTTCTATAGCAGATTTGAATCCTAAAAAAGAAATGAAATTTGGAATTGATTTCAGAGTTAATGATTATGATTCCGAAGGCAATTTATCATCACAAGTGGTATGGAATGATTACAAAAATGAACTGGTTGAAGATAATTTCGGGTATGTTGTGCTCGATAAAAATGCAAAACTTCTGAACGTGAAATATGGAACTCCTGAAATTGACGGTGAAATTGACGATATTTGGGTAAGTGCTGAAGAAGCTAAGACAGATGTTTGGGTAAGCGGCACAAAGGGTTCAACAGCTAAATTCAGAACTTTATGGGATGAAAATTACCTATATGTTCTGGCAGAAGTAACAGATCGTCTGTTGACTAAGAAGAGTGCTAATGCTTATGAACAGGATTCTGTAGAGATATTTATAGATCAAAACAATGCCAAAACAACTTATTATGAAGAAGATGATTCCCAGATAAGAATAAATTATGACAATGAAGTTACATTTGATCATGGAAAACTTGAAGGATTTGTTTCAGCTACTAGCCTAACTGAAACCGGATATATTGTGGAAGCAGCAGTACCATTTACTGCTATAAGTCCGGAAGTAGGAGATGTTTTAGGCTTTGACCTCCAGGTTAACAATGATGAAGATGGCGACGGAGTTCGTGACAGCGTTAGCATATGGTGTGATCCGTCAGGACAATCATGGCAGAATGTATCAGGCCTTGGAAATATAATTCTTGATGAAGAAAAGGCTACTGCTAAATTACCTGTAGATGAAAACGGTTTGGATTCAGCTGGAAGAATGGTTGCTTATTTTGGAACACCTATTGTTGACGGTATAGTAGATGAAATATGGAATGAAGCACAAGTGGTTAATCCGCAAATTAGAGTTGGAAATCCTCTTGCCACAGCTACATTTAGGGCTCTATGGGATGATTATGGTTTATATGTTCTTGCAGAAGTAAAAGACAGTGATATGACTTTAGAACCATCAAATCCATATGAGCAGGATTCATTGGAAATATTTATGGACGAAAACAATGATAAAACTGTAGATTACGGCATTGATGATTTACACTTAAGAGTTAACTATGATAATTATCAGACTGCAGACTATGGAAGTGCAGAAAGATTTTACACTAAGACTTCAAAAACAGAAGATGGTTATATTATAGAAGCAAGAATTGAGTTTAAATCCAAACCTTCCAACGGAAAAGTTATGGGATTTGATTTACAGATAAACGATGGAAAAGGTACTAGCAGAATCGGTACTATTAATATTTTTGATGCTACAGGCAACGCATGGCAAGATACTACGAAATTTGGAGAAATTGTACTTGCTGGTAAAGCAAAAGGTGCAAAAACAGGATTGAATCCTTACAATTTGCTCAACCTGATTATTACTGCAAAAAATCTTGATTATAGCATATACAAAAATAAAGAAGTAGTTTTTGATGCTATAAAAGTTGCTGAAGAAGTTCTGGCAAAAGAAGATGTTACTCAAGAAGAAATCGATGAACAATATAATGCTATTAAAGAAGCTATAGGCAAGCTGGAGTTAACCGATGAAGCTGCTAATGAGAAATGGTTCAAACCTGTTCCTGATGAGTATAGAGGAGAAAGCGACAAACCGGGTACAATCGAGAGATTGGAGTATCAAACAGATAATTATGGAGACGAATTGACTACAAAATATCTTAATGTTTATCTCCCTTATGGTTATGATCCTGATGACAAGGATAAGAAGTATAATATTTTATACTTAATGCATGGTGGCGGCGAAGATGAAAATCTTATATTCGGTGGTCCTGGTGAAAGCAAAGAACTGAAAAGAATAATTGACAACATGATTGCTAAAGGAGATATCGAACCGCTTATTGTAGTTACACCTACTTTCAATGGCGGAGAAAATAATTTGGGAGAAAATGTAGCAAAATTCTATAAGGAATTAATGAAAGATATTATTCCTTTAGTTGAATCAAAATACAACACTTATGCAGAGGACACAACTCTAGAAGCAATAAAGGCTTCCAGGGAACACAGAGCCTTTGGCGGATTCTCTATGGGATCAGTATGTACTTGGTATACATATATTAACTGCCTCGATTATATCAAGTATTACATTCCATTAAGCGGTGACTGTTGGGCATTAAATAGGGATGCCAGCAGCGAAAATGCAAAGGCAACAGCAGAGTTACTGGCAGATGTTGCAAGAGAATCCGGTTATACACCACAGGATTATAAGTTGTTCTGTGCTACAGGTAGCGCAGATATTGCATATCCTAACATGAAACCGCAAATAGATGAATTGAAAAAATTAACTGATGTATTCATCTATTCTTCCGATCCGACAAAAGGAAACCTTTACTTTATGGTATGCGAAGGCGGTACACATGCTTGGAATTTTGTAAATCAATATATTTACAATATATTGCCTGATTTATTCGTAGATACAATTGTAGAACCTACTCCTACACCAACACCAACCGAAACACCAACTGAAACACCAACACCAGCGCCAAGTGAAGTGCCAACTGAAACACCAACACCAGCACCAACTGCAACATCAACTTCAGGAAGCGGTAAAGGCGGTTCTGGCTCCGGTGGTTCTGGTGGAGGCTCAAAACCAGCTACATCAACACCGACTGCAACACCTACTTCAACACCAACTACAGAACCAACTGCAACACCTACTCCAACTACATCTGTAGATGTAACACCGGTGCCTACTACAACAGAAGAAAATAATGAGACAATTCCATCAGCTGGCTTTAGTGATATATCCAATCACTGGGCAAAGGAATTCATATTGAATTTGGTATTAAAGAATATCTTAAAAGGATATGAAGATGGTACAATAAGACCTGACAATAATATTTCAAGAGCTGAACTTGTAACCATGGTAATAAGAGCTATGGGCTTAACTCCATCTGAAAATCCTGTTTTGGATTTTGCCGACAAAGATAGTATTCCTTCATGGGCAGCAGGATATGTAGCACTTGCTAAAGAACACGGCATTGTATCGGGATATGAGGACAATACATTCAGAGCTAATAAGGAATGTACCAGAGAAGAAGCAGTAACCATTATCATGAATGCCTTTAAACTTGGAGAATCGAATAATGAGCTTAAATTTACAGATGCAAAAGATATTTCAAGTTGGGCTTATAAATATGTAGCAAAAGCAGTTGAGGAAGGAATCATCAATGGATATCCTGACAATACATTCAGACCGCGTAAAAATATAACCAGAGCTGAAATAATTACTATATTGTACAACTGCTTGAATAAATAA
- the tnpB gene encoding IS66 family insertion sequence element accessory protein TnpB (TnpB, as the term is used for proteins encoded by IS66 family insertion elements, is considered an accessory protein, since TnpC, encoded by a neighboring gene, is a DDE family transposase.) — MIRWNEKPVYLCGRLTDMRKSINGLITLVQESFSLDPFMNALFVFCNRNRNRIKILEWDGDGFWLYFKRLERGRFRWPTEEDSTTMLLDVNELACLIDSARLEKKLRRKEVLERQIS, encoded by the coding sequence ATGATAAGATGGAATGAAAAACCAGTGTATCTTTGCGGAAGATTAACGGATATGAGGAAATCTATCAACGGATTAATAACACTGGTACAAGAAAGTTTCTCACTTGATCCGTTTATGAATGCACTGTTTGTGTTCTGTAACAGAAATAGAAACAGGATAAAAATCCTTGAATGGGATGGAGATGGGTTTTGGCTGTACTTTAAGAGGCTAGAACGAGGGCGATTTCGCTGGCCAACAGAAGAAGATTCAACCACAATGCTTCTTGATGTAAACGAATTAGCTTGTCTTATTGATAGTGCCAGATTAGAGAAAAAGCTCAGGAGAAAGGAAGTTTTAGAGCGTCAAATTTCGTAA
- the tnpA gene encoding IS66 family insertion sequence element accessory protein TnpA produces MDMEKVTTEQQLSRWAQLIQNRLESGQSIKEFCRTNGVSKATYYYWQKKVSEAKCTVVEEVKEPKIEVPSGWMQLASKPVYPAKATLEIKINGCNVTVNTETDLELLKKVCQVLMSL; encoded by the coding sequence ATGGACATGGAAAAAGTAACAACTGAACAACAATTATCTAGGTGGGCACAATTAATACAAAACCGGCTTGAAAGTGGGCAAAGTATCAAAGAGTTTTGCCGAACGAATGGAGTAAGCAAAGCTACATACTACTATTGGCAAAAGAAAGTCAGTGAAGCAAAGTGTACAGTAGTTGAAGAAGTAAAAGAACCCAAAATCGAAGTACCAAGTGGATGGATGCAGCTTGCATCGAAACCGGTGTACCCTGCAAAAGCTACACTGGAAATTAAAATTAATGGCTGTAATGTCACTGTAAATACGGAAACAGACTTAGAATTATTGAAAAAAGTTTGCCAGGTGTTGATGTCGTTATGA